From Candidatus Paceibacterota bacterium, the proteins below share one genomic window:
- a CDS encoding sulfatase, with product MHARLALLLALSQTAALAATLRLNVLLITADDMGYNTPAFAGCLTPGITPNLDRLAKQGVWFVNAHVTVAVCQPSRECLMTGRYPHRNGATGFYPVRSEVPTLMESLKAAGYQLGIMAKVSHLAPPSKFPWDYSYDARELGQGRDPSLYYRSAREFFAKAKDAGKPYFLMANSQDPHRPWAGSEGEITQGQGKLARKKKAKKVAGAQANEDGIAAQATYPPPARIYKPEEVVVPGFLPDLPNVRKEMAQYYSSAHRCDETVGEILRALKDSGFEESTLVMFLSDNGISMPFGKSNCYLASTRTPWLVRWPGKVKPSTVDRDHFISGIDFMPTILEAAGVAAPANMDGRSFLPLLLGLDQPGRDRVFTCYNDTSGRRSYPMRCLQTRHCGYIYNAWSDGTTQYRAEPMGGLTFNAMQQAAMDQKDVAARVEMLLHRVPEEFYDFATDPDGLHNLIADPKCQEQVAQARKDMLSWMQRTQDPLLNTYRARLKPKPLKP from the coding sequence ATGCACGCTAGACTGGCCCTCCTCCTCGCCTTGTCCCAAACCGCCGCCCTGGCCGCCACACTGCGGCTGAATGTCTTGCTCATTACCGCCGATGACATGGGCTACAACACGCCCGCCTTCGCCGGTTGTCTGACGCCTGGCATCACGCCCAACCTCGACCGCCTGGCGAAGCAGGGCGTGTGGTTTGTCAACGCCCACGTCACGGTGGCCGTCTGCCAGCCCAGCCGCGAGTGCCTGATGACTGGCCGATATCCCCATCGCAACGGCGCCACCGGCTTCTACCCCGTCCGGTCCGAGGTACCCACGCTCATGGAATCCCTCAAGGCCGCCGGCTACCAACTCGGCATTATGGCTAAGGTTAGTCACCTGGCCCCGCCCTCCAAATTTCCTTGGGATTACAGCTATGACGCGCGCGAACTCGGCCAGGGCCGCGACCCAAGCCTCTATTATCGCTCGGCCAGGGAGTTCTTCGCCAAGGCCAAAGATGCCGGCAAGCCTTACTTCCTCATGGCCAATTCCCAGGACCCGCACCGCCCGTGGGCCGGCAGCGAGGGTGAAATCACCCAGGGCCAGGGCAAGTTGGCCAGGAAAAAGAAGGCCAAGAAGGTGGCTGGTGCCCAGGCGAATGAAGACGGGATCGCAGCGCAAGCGACTTACCCTCCCCCCGCCCGCATCTACAAGCCCGAGGAGGTCGTCGTCCCCGGCTTCCTGCCTGACCTGCCCAACGTGCGCAAGGAAATGGCGCAGTATTACTCCTCCGCCCACCGCTGCGATGAGACGGTCGGGGAAATCCTGCGCGCGCTCAAGGACTCCGGCTTCGAGGAAAGCACGCTCGTGATGTTCCTGAGCGATAACGGCATCTCCATGCCCTTTGGCAAAAGCAACTGCTACCTGGCCAGCACGCGCACCCCCTGGCTCGTTCGCTGGCCTGGCAAGGTCAAGCCGAGCACTGTGGACCGCGATCACTTTATCTCCGGGATTGACTTCATGCCCACGATTCTCGAAGCCGCCGGCGTGGCGGCCCCCGCCAACATGGATGGCCGTTCCTTCCTGCCGCTGCTCCTCGGGCTCGACCAGCCCGGGCGCGACCGGGTGTTCACCTGTTACAACGACACTTCCGGTCGCCGCTCCTATCCCATGCGCTGCCTTCAGACTCGGCATTGCGGCTACATCTACAACGCATGGTCCGACGGCACGACCCAGTACCGCGCCGAGCCCATGGGCGGCCTGACCTTCAACGCCATGCAGCAGGCAGCCATGGACCAGAAGGACGTCGCGGCCCGCGTCGAGATGCTGCTGCACCGCGTGCCGGAGGAATTCTACGATTTTGCCACCGACCCGGACGGGCTGCACAATTTGATTGCTGACCCCAAGTGCCAGGAGCAGGTTGCCCAGGCGCGCAAGGATATGCTCTCGTGGATGCAGCGCACCCAGGACCCGCTGCTGAACACCTATCGCGCGAGGCTCAAACCAAAGCCGCTCAAGCCGTAA
- a CDS encoding sulfatase-like hydrolase/transferase: protein MNTSSLLRIVVRWLATRTVMTALLSGQLILAVLPIRAAASPTQNAGDRPNILWLVNEDSGPFLGCYGDPLARTPTLDRLASKGVLFERCFAQPVCAPSRFTLITGMYAATCGPAEHMRAKGKIPGWLRGFPAHLRKAGYYTSNNAKTDYNAPIDMKEAWDASSRNAHWRNRSNPKQPFFSVFNHEVTHESCLFPVEEQTLDFPPTDPAKVRIPPYQPDTPEIRADWARHYNHIALMDAQVGAKLRDLEQSGLADNTIVFYYADNGGVVPRSKRFLQRSGTHVPLIVYFPPKWRHLAPAAPGSRIKEPVSFVDFAPTVLSLAGVKIPDYMMGRAFAGAAKSPPNEYVFCTRDRMDERYDMMRSLMSHRYLYIHNYRPELPYVQRLSYQFQARGYQSWAREAATGHLTPATAQFWGEKPTEELYDLVADPDNVHNLVNDPAYREALEKMRAEMKRRVLAIKDNGFIPEGSPLEGYEASRQPGAVPFERVVDLANLASERKADNLPRLTEALDDPNEAIRWWGALGCAMLRKQAAPAEAALRKRLVDPSGAVQSAAANALAQLGHVETALPVLERWITCTNETFYVLHAANVLIRLGEAGRPLLPLMKKLYAATENAARNSPSAYLRRNLEQNIALLEGREPALVYPKFGPVR, encoded by the coding sequence ATGAACACATCCTCCTTGCTTAGAATCGTTGTCCGCTGGCTCGCCACCAGGACGGTCATGACCGCCCTCCTGTCAGGTCAGTTAATCCTGGCAGTGCTCCCGATCAGGGCTGCGGCTTCCCCAACCCAAAACGCCGGCGACCGACCCAACATCCTGTGGCTGGTCAATGAAGACAGTGGTCCCTTCCTTGGTTGCTACGGTGATCCGCTGGCCCGTACCCCGACGCTCGACCGCCTGGCCAGCAAAGGAGTCCTGTTCGAGCGCTGCTTCGCGCAGCCAGTTTGTGCCCCTTCGCGGTTTACATTGATCACCGGCATGTACGCCGCCACCTGCGGTCCAGCGGAGCACATGCGAGCCAAGGGGAAGATTCCCGGCTGGCTCAGGGGCTTCCCGGCGCATCTGCGCAAAGCGGGCTATTACACCTCGAACAACGCCAAGACTGATTACAACGCGCCCATCGACATGAAGGAGGCGTGGGACGCCTCGAGCAGGAATGCGCACTGGCGCAACCGATCCAATCCAAAGCAGCCGTTCTTCAGCGTGTTCAACCACGAAGTCACCCACGAAAGCTGCCTGTTCCCCGTCGAGGAACAGACCCTCGATTTCCCGCCCACGGACCCCGCAAAAGTGCGCATTCCGCCCTATCAACCGGACACGCCGGAAATTCGCGCCGACTGGGCGCGCCACTACAACCACATCGCGCTGATGGATGCGCAAGTCGGCGCCAAGCTTAGGGACCTCGAGCAGAGCGGTTTGGCCGACAACACCATTGTATTCTACTACGCGGACAACGGCGGCGTGGTCCCTCGCAGCAAGCGCTTCCTTCAGCGCAGCGGCACTCATGTGCCGTTGATCGTCTATTTTCCTCCCAAGTGGCGGCACCTGGCGCCAGCCGCACCCGGTTCCCGGATCAAAGAGCCTGTGAGCTTCGTGGACTTTGCCCCAACCGTTCTCTCGCTGGCGGGAGTGAAAATTCCGGACTACATGATGGGCCGCGCCTTTGCCGGTGCGGCGAAGAGTCCGCCAAACGAGTATGTTTTCTGCACACGCGACCGCATGGACGAGCGTTATGACATGATGCGCTCGCTCATGAGTCACCGCTACCTCTACATCCACAACTACCGGCCGGAACTGCCTTATGTGCAGCGGCTAAGCTACCAGTTCCAGGCGCGTGGCTACCAGTCCTGGGCCCGGGAAGCCGCCACTGGGCACCTGACACCCGCTACGGCGCAATTCTGGGGCGAGAAACCGACCGAAGAGTTGTATGACCTGGTCGCCGACCCCGACAACGTGCACAACCTGGTCAACGACCCGGCCTATCGCGAGGCCTTGGAGAAAATGCGTGCCGAAATGAAGCGCCGGGTGCTGGCCATCAAGGACAACGGTTTCATCCCCGAAGGCTCGCCGCTGGAAGGCTACGAAGCCTCGCGCCAGCCAGGCGCCGTGCCTTTCGAGCGGGTGGTGGACCTTGCGAACCTGGCCTCGGAACGCAAGGCGGACAATTTACCCAGGCTCACCGAGGCTTTGGATGATCCAAACGAGGCCATCCGCTGGTGGGGCGCGCTGGGCTGCGCCATGCTCCGCAAGCAGGCTGCACCGGCCGAGGCCGCCTTGCGCAAGCGCCTGGTGGATCCGTCGGGTGCGGTCCAGTCGGCGGCGGCCAACGCCTTGGCCCAATTAGGCCACGTTGAAACGGCATTGCCTGTGCTCGAACGCTGGATCACTTGTACCAACGAGACCTTCTATGTCCTACACGCAGCGAATGTGCTCATCCGCTTGGGCGAAGCCGGACGCCCTTTGCTGCCGCTCATGAAGAAGCTCTACGCTGCCACCGAGAATGCTGCCAGGAACAGCCCTTCCGCCTACCTGCGCCGCAATCTCGAACAGAACATCGCCCTGCTCGAAGGCCGCGAGCCAGCACTCGTTTATCCCAAGTTCGGCCCTGTGAGATGA
- a CDS encoding dihydroorotate dehydrogenase-like protein, with protein sequence MDLKTTYLGLKLRTPLVPAASPLSEEIDGIKQMEDAGASAVVLYSLFEEQLRQDRDELDHHMEHGTESFAEALTYFPEPKEFRLGPEEYLQHIANAKKAVRIPVIASLNGSSTGGWTDYAKGIQQAGADALELNIYYIPTDMDLSSDEIEQTYLDILKAVKAAVTIPVAVKLSPFFTNFANMAKRLDQAGANGLVLFNRFYQPDIDLEALEVKPNILLSTPMAMRVPLRWIALLYGKIRPSLAATSGVHRATDVLKMLMAGADITMLCSALIRHGVRQIGVIERDLIAWMEEHEYESVTQLKGSLSQKNCPDPSAFERAQYMRAISQYSAANSK encoded by the coding sequence ATGGATCTAAAGACAACCTATCTCGGATTAAAGCTTCGCACGCCGCTGGTCCCCGCGGCCTCTCCCCTGTCGGAAGAGATTGACGGCATCAAACAGATGGAGGACGCCGGGGCGTCGGCTGTGGTCCTCTACTCCCTGTTCGAGGAGCAACTGCGCCAGGACCGCGACGAACTGGACCATCACATGGAGCATGGCACCGAGAGCTTCGCCGAAGCGCTCACCTACTTCCCGGAGCCGAAGGAATTCCGCCTCGGGCCCGAAGAGTATCTCCAGCACATTGCCAACGCCAAGAAGGCAGTGCGAATACCGGTCATCGCCAGCCTCAACGGCTCGTCAACGGGCGGTTGGACGGATTATGCCAAAGGCATTCAACAGGCCGGGGCCGATGCCCTGGAGCTGAATATCTATTACATCCCCACGGACATGGACCTCAGTTCCGATGAAATCGAGCAGACGTACCTCGACATCCTCAAGGCAGTCAAGGCGGCGGTCACCATCCCCGTCGCGGTCAAGCTCAGCCCGTTTTTCACCAATTTCGCCAACATGGCGAAGCGCCTCGATCAGGCCGGCGCGAATGGGCTGGTCCTGTTCAACCGCTTCTACCAACCGGACATTGACCTGGAGGCGCTCGAAGTGAAGCCCAACATTCTGTTGAGCACGCCCATGGCCATGCGTGTCCCCTTGCGCTGGATCGCGCTGCTCTACGGTAAGATACGTCCTAGTCTGGCCGCCACCAGTGGCGTCCACCGCGCCACCGATGTGCTAAAGATGCTCATGGCCGGAGCCGACATCACCATGCTCTGCTCTGCGCTAATCCGGCATGGCGTGCGCCAGATCGGGGTCATTGAACGCGACCTGATCGCCTGGATGGAGGAGCACGAATACGAATCCGTCACCCAGCTAAAGGGCAGCCTCAGCCAGAAGAACTGCCCCGACCCAAGCGCTTTTGAGCGCGCCCAATACATGCGCGCCATCTCTCAGTACTCGGCCGCCAATTCCAAGTAA
- the nifJ gene encoding pyruvate:ferredoxin (flavodoxin) oxidoreductase, with protein MNKTYTTIDGNEAVAYVAYRCNEVMGIYPITPSSNMGEWCDQWASEGIKNLWGTVPSVVEMQSEGGAAGAVHGALQTGALTCTFTASQGLLLKVPNMFKIAGELTPTVFHITARTLATHALSIFGDHSDVMHARTTGFALLSSASVQEAMDFALIAQEATLESRIPFLHFFDGFRTSHEVSKIELVDENIIRQVINEDFVIAHRQRAMNPERPVLRGSAQNPDVFFQAREACNPFYAKCADITAKVMDKFAAVTGRQYQPFQYVGDPNAERLLVIMGSGSETAHEAVEYLNERGAKVGVLKVRLFRPFCVKRFIEAMPASVKSIAVLDRTKESGALGEPLYLDVVTALNESLAAGWGKLKSMPKVVGGRYGLSSKDFTPAMVKAVFDNLAAASPKNHFTVGIEDDVSQTSLACDPDFSTESDKVVRALFYGLGSDGTVGANKNSIKIIGENTDNYAQGYFVYDSKKAGAVTISHLRFGPKPIRSIYLVTKANFVACHQPIFLDRYDMLQDLVPGGAFLLNTHYGPGEIWDQLPRPVQKSLIKKKVKFYVIDAISVAKATGMGARINTIMQTCFFALSGVLPRDEAIEQIKYTIKKTYGRKGEEVVKKNIAAVDQTLTNLHEVKIPAQVSSTKELPTPFTADAPKEIAETLGVIYGNRGESLPVSAFNPDGTFPTGTSRYEKRNLALEIPVWDEKTCIQCGKCVAICPHACIRMKVYDAKHLQGAPATFKSTDARSPEWKGLKWTLQVAPEDCTGCCLCVEVCPAKNKTEAKLKAINMRPQPPIRFSERDNYNFFLALPEFDRRKLKVTQLRQMQVMQPLFEYSGACGGCGETPYLKLLTQLFGDRIVAGNATGCSSIYGGNLPTTPYTKNKEGRGPTWNNSLFEDNAEFGLGFRASIDKQKEFACELLQKLAPKLGDEFVSALINANQTDEAGIYDQRERVAALKRKLATDTSSEAKMLLAIADNLIRRSVWIIGGDGWAYDIGYGGLDHVLASGRDINVLVLDTEVYSNTGGQCSKSTPRGAVAKFAAGGKPLRKKDLGLIAMGYGSVYVASVAMGAKDEHTLKAFIEAESYSGPSIIIAYSHCIAHGIDLDRGAGARQQRLAVESGQWLLYRYDPRRAERGENPLQLDSQAAKAKVQDYLLSENRFKMLTKSKPEDAKKFFAQAQTDAERRWAYYQYLAGLKPNGGNGAGTQPKPATTVDQQP; from the coding sequence ATGAACAAAACCTATACAACGATTGATGGCAATGAGGCGGTCGCCTACGTGGCTTACCGCTGCAACGAAGTGATGGGCATCTACCCCATCACCCCCTCCTCGAACATGGGCGAGTGGTGCGACCAGTGGGCGTCCGAAGGCATCAAAAACCTCTGGGGCACCGTGCCATCGGTGGTGGAGATGCAAAGCGAAGGGGGCGCGGCGGGTGCCGTGCACGGCGCGCTCCAGACCGGCGCGCTGACCTGCACTTTCACTGCTTCCCAGGGCTTGCTGCTCAAGGTGCCCAACATGTTTAAGATCGCCGGCGAGCTGACCCCGACCGTGTTCCACATCACCGCCCGCACATTGGCCACCCATGCGCTGTCCATTTTTGGCGATCACAGCGACGTGATGCACGCCCGCACCACCGGGTTCGCGTTGCTTAGCTCGGCCAGCGTGCAGGAGGCGATGGACTTCGCGCTGATCGCGCAGGAGGCAACGCTCGAGAGTCGAATCCCCTTCCTGCACTTCTTTGACGGGTTCCGCACTTCGCACGAAGTTTCGAAGATCGAGCTGGTGGATGAGAACATTATCCGCCAGGTGATCAACGAGGACTTCGTGATCGCTCACCGCCAGCGCGCGATGAACCCCGAACGGCCGGTGCTGCGCGGCTCGGCGCAGAATCCGGACGTGTTCTTCCAGGCGCGCGAGGCGTGCAATCCCTTCTACGCCAAGTGCGCGGACATCACCGCCAAAGTGATGGACAAGTTTGCCGCCGTTACCGGCCGTCAATACCAGCCCTTCCAATACGTCGGCGACCCGAACGCGGAGCGCCTGCTGGTCATCATGGGTTCGGGTAGCGAAACAGCGCATGAGGCGGTGGAATACCTCAACGAACGCGGCGCAAAGGTCGGCGTTCTGAAGGTGCGGCTGTTCCGGCCATTCTGCGTGAAGCGGTTCATTGAGGCGATGCCAGCCAGCGTGAAGTCAATTGCGGTGCTGGACCGGACCAAGGAATCCGGCGCGTTGGGCGAGCCACTCTACTTGGATGTGGTGACGGCGCTGAACGAGAGCCTGGCGGCAGGTTGGGGCAAGCTCAAGAGCATGCCGAAGGTTGTCGGCGGTCGCTACGGACTGTCTTCGAAAGATTTCACACCGGCCATGGTGAAGGCGGTGTTCGACAACCTGGCTGCGGCCAGCCCGAAAAATCACTTCACCGTGGGAATCGAGGACGATGTCTCCCAGACCAGTCTGGCGTGCGATCCGGACTTCTCGACCGAGTCGGATAAGGTCGTCCGTGCTCTGTTCTATGGCCTTGGCTCGGACGGTACGGTTGGAGCCAACAAGAACTCGATCAAGATCATCGGGGAGAACACCGACAACTACGCCCAGGGCTACTTCGTCTACGACTCCAAGAAGGCCGGCGCGGTGACCATTTCTCACCTGCGGTTCGGTCCCAAGCCAATCCGCTCCATCTACCTGGTCACCAAGGCCAACTTCGTCGCCTGCCACCAACCGATCTTCCTGGACCGCTACGACATGCTCCAGGACCTCGTGCCTGGTGGGGCTTTCCTGCTCAACACTCACTACGGGCCAGGCGAAATCTGGGATCAGCTCCCCCGCCCCGTCCAGAAAAGCCTGATCAAGAAGAAGGTGAAGTTCTACGTCATTGACGCGATCAGCGTAGCCAAGGCTACGGGCATGGGCGCCCGCATTAACACCATCATGCAGACCTGCTTCTTTGCCCTCTCCGGAGTGCTCCCGCGCGATGAGGCCATCGAGCAGATCAAGTACACCATCAAGAAGACCTATGGCCGCAAAGGCGAGGAAGTGGTCAAGAAGAACATTGCCGCAGTGGACCAGACCCTGACCAACCTCCACGAGGTGAAGATCCCCGCCCAGGTTAGCAGCACGAAGGAGCTTCCCACGCCATTCACCGCCGACGCCCCGAAGGAAATCGCTGAAACCCTCGGCGTCATTTACGGCAACCGCGGCGAATCCTTGCCGGTCAGCGCGTTTAATCCTGACGGCACCTTCCCGACCGGCACCTCTCGCTACGAGAAGCGCAACCTGGCGCTGGAAATTCCGGTCTGGGACGAGAAGACCTGCATCCAGTGCGGCAAGTGCGTGGCCATCTGCCCGCACGCCTGCATCCGCATGAAGGTCTACGACGCGAAGCACCTGCAAGGTGCGCCCGCCACATTCAAGAGCACCGACGCCCGCTCTCCGGAGTGGAAGGGTTTGAAATGGACCCTCCAGGTTGCACCCGAGGATTGCACCGGCTGCTGCCTGTGCGTTGAGGTGTGCCCGGCCAAGAACAAGACCGAAGCCAAGCTCAAGGCCATTAACATGCGGCCGCAACCTCCCATCCGCTTTAGCGAGCGCGACAATTACAACTTCTTCCTCGCCCTGCCGGAGTTCGACCGCCGCAAGCTCAAGGTGACACAACTTCGCCAGATGCAGGTCATGCAGCCGCTCTTCGAATACAGCGGCGCCTGCGGTGGCTGCGGCGAGACGCCTTATCTGAAACTGCTCACCCAGCTGTTCGGCGACCGCATTGTCGCGGGCAACGCGACCGGCTGCTCCTCGATCTACGGCGGCAACCTGCCTACCACGCCTTACACAAAGAACAAGGAAGGTCGCGGCCCAACCTGGAACAATTCCCTGTTCGAGGACAATGCCGAGTTTGGCCTGGGCTTCCGCGCTTCCATTGACAAGCAGAAGGAGTTTGCCTGCGAGCTGCTTCAGAAGCTCGCCCCGAAACTGGGCGATGAATTCGTCAGCGCGCTCATCAATGCCAACCAGACCGACGAAGCGGGCATCTACGACCAGCGCGAACGCGTCGCTGCGCTCAAGCGGAAGCTGGCCACCGACACGAGCAGCGAAGCCAAGATGCTGCTCGCCATCGCGGACAACCTGATCCGCCGCAGCGTCTGGATCATCGGCGGCGATGGCTGGGCCTACGACATCGGCTACGGCGGCCTCGACCACGTTCTCGCCAGCGGGCGCGACATCAACGTCCTCGTGCTGGATACCGAAGTCTATTCCAACACCGGCGGGCAGTGTTCGAAGTCCACGCCGCGCGGAGCGGTGGCGAAGTTTGCCGCCGGCGGCAAGCCACTGCGGAAGAAAGACCTTGGCCTCATTGCCATGGGTTACGGCTCCGTGTATGTGGCCAGCGTGGCGATGGGTGCCAAGGACGAGCATACCCTCAAGGCGTTCATTGAAGCCGAGTCCTATTCTGGCCCCTCTATCATCATCGCCTACAGCCATTGCATCGCCCACGGTATTGACCTGGACCGCGGCGCGGGTGCCCGCCAGCAACGGCTGGCGGTTGAGTCCGGCCAGTGGCTCCTTTACCGCTACGATCCGCGTCGTGCCGAGCGGGGCGAGAATCCGCTGCAGCTGGATTCCCAGGCGGCCAAAGCCAAGGTGCAGGACTATCTGCTCTCGGAGAACCGGTTCAAGATGCTCACCAAGAGCAAGCCGGAGGACGCGAAGAAGTTCTTTGCTCAGGCGCAGACGGACGCCGAACGCCGCTGGGCTTACTACCAATACCTGGCGGGACTCAAACCCAATGGCGGCAACGGTGCGGGCACGCAGCCCAAGCCCGCCACCACCGTGGACCAACAACCTTAA